In Spirochaeta thermophila DSM 6578, the following proteins share a genomic window:
- the nifJ gene encoding pyruvate:ferredoxin (flavodoxin) oxidoreductase: MADTKRMITIDGNTAAAYVAHATNEVIAIYPITPSSPMGELSDAYSAAGKKNIWGTVPTVVEMQSEAGAAGAVHGALTTGALTTTFTASQGLLLMIPNMFKIAGELTPTVFHIAARAVACQALSIFGDHSDVMAARSTGFAMLASNNVQEVMDFALIAQAASLESRIPFLHFFDGFRVSHEIQKVEEIPYDVMKEMLPQELIAAHRARALDPEHPTLKGTSQNPDVFFAARETVNKYYQATPAVVQKAMDTFARLTGRQYHLFDYVGAPDAERVVVLMGSGADTMEETVEYLVARGEKVGVLKVRLFRPFDAQAFVDALPATVKAIAVLDRTKEPGSIGEPLYEDVRTAIGEVMGSGNAKFSTYPVVVGGRYGLGSKEFTPAMCKAVLDNLKEKQPKNHFTVGIKDDVTFTSLDWDPSFSTEDDETFRAIFYGLGSDGTVGANKNSIKIIGESTDNYAQGYFVYDSKKAGTVTVSHLRFGKKPIKGAYLISDAHFLACHKFSFLEKYDMLGKLRKGGTFLLASPYDKDEVWDHLPAEVQKQIIDKEAKFYVINAHKIAEEVGMPGRINVIMQTAFFKIAGILPEQQAIQLIKESIVKTYGKKGKDVVDKNLKAVDRALEALEQVDYPKQVTSTIHMKPPVPEDAPPFVKEVLGEIIAGRGDDLPVSKLPDDGTYPTGTTKYEKRNIAEKVPVWDPDVCIQCGDCSAVCPHAVIRLKVYEEKHLEGAPAGFKFTDAKGKDFAGLKFTIQISPEDCTGCGACVNICPAYKKDEQGNKTDRKAINMEDYTEEIREKEMKNWEFFLTLPYPDRTNLNVATTKGSQLLEPLFEFSGACAGCGETPYVKLLTQLFGDRTVIANATGCSSIYGGNLPTTPYTTRADGRGPAWSNSLFEDAAEFGYGMRLTAEKLMEYGKELIARMLADKADVSPELLDRLLQNPQRSYEEVERQRADVAALKQALKKSTHPVAKDLLAVADYLVRKSVWILGGDGWAYDIGYGGLDHVLASGRDVNVLVLDTEVYSNTGGQMSKATPLGAIAKFAAGGKPIRKKDLGLMAMSYGYVYVARVAMGYNRIQTIKAFLEAEAYPGPSIIIAYSHCVAHGIDMAKGMDQQKAAVQSGMWPLYRYNPLLSEEGKNPLVLDSREPNLPVEEYLYKEIRFRALKEMNPEKASAFLEEAKKNVQQQYRFYKHLADMPVEG, from the coding sequence ATGGCCGATACGAAGCGCATGATCACCATTGATGGGAACACCGCAGCGGCATACGTTGCGCACGCCACCAATGAGGTGATCGCTATCTATCCCATCACACCCTCTTCCCCCATGGGCGAGCTCTCCGACGCCTACTCCGCCGCGGGGAAGAAGAACATCTGGGGGACGGTCCCCACCGTGGTGGAGATGCAGTCCGAGGCCGGAGCCGCGGGTGCGGTCCACGGCGCCCTCACCACCGGGGCCCTCACCACCACCTTCACCGCCTCCCAGGGCCTGCTCCTCATGATCCCCAACATGTTCAAGATCGCGGGCGAGCTCACCCCCACGGTCTTCCACATCGCCGCTCGGGCGGTCGCCTGTCAGGCCCTCTCCATCTTCGGAGACCACTCCGACGTGATGGCGGCCAGGTCTACCGGCTTCGCCATGCTCGCCTCCAACAACGTGCAGGAGGTGATGGACTTCGCCCTCATCGCCCAGGCCGCCAGTCTCGAGTCGCGCATCCCCTTCCTGCACTTCTTCGACGGATTCCGCGTCTCCCACGAGATCCAGAAGGTCGAGGAGATCCCCTACGACGTGATGAAGGAGATGCTCCCCCAGGAACTCATCGCCGCGCACCGGGCGAGGGCCCTCGATCCCGAACACCCCACCCTCAAGGGCACCAGTCAGAACCCTGACGTCTTCTTCGCGGCCCGGGAGACGGTGAACAAGTACTACCAGGCCACGCCCGCCGTGGTCCAGAAGGCGATGGATACGTTCGCACGGCTCACCGGCAGGCAGTACCACCTCTTCGACTACGTGGGAGCACCCGACGCCGAGCGGGTGGTCGTGCTCATGGGCTCCGGCGCCGATACCATGGAGGAGACGGTCGAGTACCTGGTCGCACGCGGAGAGAAGGTGGGAGTCCTCAAGGTACGCCTCTTCAGGCCCTTCGACGCCCAGGCCTTCGTCGACGCCCTGCCCGCCACGGTGAAGGCCATCGCCGTGCTCGACCGCACCAAGGAGCCCGGTTCCATCGGCGAACCCCTCTACGAGGACGTGCGCACCGCCATCGGCGAGGTGATGGGATCGGGGAACGCCAAGTTCTCTACCTACCCCGTGGTGGTCGGCGGACGCTACGGCCTCGGCTCCAAGGAGTTCACCCCCGCCATGTGCAAGGCCGTCCTCGACAACCTCAAGGAGAAGCAGCCCAAGAACCACTTCACCGTGGGGATCAAGGACGACGTCACCTTCACGAGCCTCGACTGGGACCCGTCCTTCTCCACCGAGGACGACGAGACCTTCCGTGCGATCTTCTACGGCCTCGGGTCGGACGGTACCGTGGGAGCCAACAAGAACAGCATCAAGATCATCGGTGAGAGCACCGACAACTACGCCCAGGGCTACTTTGTATACGACTCCAAGAAGGCCGGAACCGTGACGGTCTCACACCTCAGGTTCGGGAAAAAACCCATCAAGGGCGCCTACCTCATCTCCGACGCCCACTTCCTCGCCTGCCACAAGTTCAGCTTCCTCGAGAAGTACGACATGCTCGGCAAGCTCAGGAAGGGCGGCACCTTCCTCCTCGCATCCCCCTACGACAAGGACGAGGTGTGGGATCACCTGCCGGCCGAGGTGCAGAAGCAGATCATCGACAAGGAAGCGAAGTTCTACGTCATCAATGCCCACAAGATCGCGGAAGAGGTGGGCATGCCCGGCAGGATCAACGTGATCATGCAGACCGCCTTCTTCAAGATCGCCGGCATCCTCCCCGAGCAGCAGGCCATCCAGCTCATCAAGGAGTCCATCGTCAAGACCTATGGCAAGAAAGGGAAAGATGTCGTCGACAAGAACCTCAAGGCCGTGGACCGGGCTCTCGAGGCCCTCGAGCAGGTGGACTATCCGAAGCAGGTGACGAGCACCATCCACATGAAGCCACCGGTGCCGGAGGATGCTCCCCCGTTCGTGAAAGAGGTGCTCGGCGAGATCATCGCAGGGCGGGGCGACGACCTGCCGGTGTCAAAGCTCCCGGACGACGGCACCTATCCCACCGGCACCACCAAGTACGAGAAGCGCAACATCGCCGAGAAGGTGCCCGTATGGGATCCGGACGTGTGTATCCAGTGCGGCGACTGTTCGGCGGTCTGCCCCCATGCGGTCATCAGGCTCAAGGTCTACGAGGAGAAACACCTCGAAGGGGCGCCGGCCGGCTTCAAGTTCACCGATGCAAAAGGAAAGGACTTCGCCGGTCTCAAGTTCACCATCCAGATCTCTCCCGAAGACTGCACCGGGTGCGGCGCATGTGTGAACATCTGCCCGGCCTACAAGAAAGACGAGCAGGGCAACAAGACCGACCGCAAGGCCATCAACATGGAGGACTACACCGAGGAGATCCGGGAGAAGGAGATGAAGAACTGGGAGTTCTTCCTCACCCTTCCCTATCCCGACAGGACCAACCTCAACGTGGCCACCACCAAGGGATCCCAGCTCCTCGAGCCCCTCTTCGAGTTCTCGGGCGCATGCGCCGGATGTGGTGAGACCCCCTACGTGAAGCTCCTCACCCAGCTCTTCGGGGACAGGACCGTGATCGCGAACGCCACGGGGTGTTCCTCCATCTACGGCGGGAACCTCCCCACCACACCCTACACCACCCGTGCGGACGGGCGGGGGCCGGCATGGTCGAACTCCCTGTTCGAAGATGCGGCCGAGTTCGGCTACGGGATGCGCCTCACCGCGGAGAAGCTCATGGAATACGGCAAGGAGCTCATCGCCCGCATGCTCGCGGACAAGGCCGACGTCTCCCCTGAACTCCTCGACCGCCTCCTCCAGAACCCGCAGCGCTCGTATGAAGAGGTGGAGCGCCAGCGTGCCGACGTGGCCGCTCTCAAACAGGCCCTCAAGAAGAGCACCCACCCTGTGGCGAAGGATCTCCTCGCAGTGGCCGACTACCTCGTGAGGAAGTCGGTGTGGATCCTCGGCGGCGACGGATGGGCCTACGACATCGGCTACGGCGGGCTCGATCACGTCCTCGCCTCGGGGCGCGACGTGAACGTCCTCGTGCTCGACACCGAGGTGTACTCCAACACCGGCGGTCAGATGTCCAAGGCCACCCCGCTCGGCGCCATCGCCAAGTTCGCCGCGGGCGGCAAGCCCATCCGCAAGAAGGACCTCGGCCTCATGGCCATGAGCTACGGCTACGTCTACGTGGCCCGGGTCGCCATGGGCTACAACCGCATCCAGACCATCAAGGCCTTCCTGGAGGCCGAGGCGTATCCCGGTCCCTCCATCATCATCGCCTACAGCCACTGTGTGGCCCACGGCATCGACATGGCCAAGGGTATGGATCAGCAGAAGGCCGCGGTCCAGAGCGGCATGTGGCCCCTCTACCGCTACAACCCGCTCCTCTCCGAAGAGGGCAAGAACCC